The following proteins are co-located in the Lagopus muta isolate bLagMut1 chromosome 11, bLagMut1 primary, whole genome shotgun sequence genome:
- the LOC125698540 gene encoding cullin-associated NEDD8-dissociated protein 1-like isoform X1, producing MASVSYHISSLLEKMTSTDKDFRFMATNDLMMELQKDSIKLDEDSEKKVVKMLLKLLEDKNGEVQNLAVKCLGPLVGKVKEYQVETIVDTLCTNMLSDKEQLRDISSIGLKTVISELPPASTGSTMTANVCKKITAQLTGAIGKQEDVSVQLEALDILSDMLSRLGGTLYSFHSSILNCLLPQLTSPRLAVRKRAIIALGHLVLTCSGNIFSELAEHLIAELKKNESTSTTRTYIQCVAGISRQAGHRIGEHLEKIIPLIVRYCNVDDDELREYCFQAFESFVRRCPKEIDPHIPNVMSLCLKYITFDPNYNYDNEEEEEEERMETENGEDEEQESDDEYSDDDDISWKVRRAAAKCLEAIVSSRHDLLQDFYKTLSPVLISRFKEREENVKADIFSAYISLLKQTLPVQSWLHASDDSDKDDVSLTMLQNQVPSIVKALHKQLKDKSIKSRQGCFSLLTELANVLPGCLAEHVPALVPGIVFSLADKSNSSNMRIDALSFLYVLLCNHQPEAFHPHIKSLLPPVVACIGDPFYKITSEALLVAQQLVKVIRPLDKPCTFDAKPYVKDLFPGTLKRLKAADIDQEVKERAISCMGQIIYSLGDHLSTDLQPTLKIFLERLKNEITRLTAVKALTLIASSPLKIDLRPILGEGFPILASFLRKNQRALKLSTLAALDILVKNYSDSLKPVMIESVLTELPALISENDMHVSQVAIAFLTTLAKVYPSCISKITGSILAEIFQLVHSPLLQGGALNAIIDFFQALVLTKAATVGYSELLKQLTAPVYSSGPPGASAALHKQAYYSAAKCVAALSSACPKEAPGTVNQFIQDVKSPKSSAAVKVLAFLSLAEMGRTTNLTSAQKELKTVILEAFASPSEEVKSAASYALGNISVGNLKEYLPFMLKEIESQPKRQYLLLHSLKEVISSSPADSLKPYVEDIWALLFKHCECSEEGTRNVVAECLGKLTLVNPSELLPRLKKQLSSGSPHARSTVVTAVKFTIADHPQPIDALLKGCIGNFLKTLQDSDLNVRRVALAMFNSAAHNKPSLIRDLLNTLLPSLYNETKVRRELIREVEMGPFKHTVDDGLDVRKAAFECMYTLLESCLDRLDICEYLNHVEDGLKDHYDIQMLTFIMLARLSTLCPNTVLQRLERLIEPLRATCSTKVKAGSVKQEFEKQDELKRSAMRAVAALLTIPEVEKSPAMAEFSSHIRSSPEMASLFESIQKDTASLPSAESMDLS from the exons GTTCCACCATGACAGCAAATGTATGCAAAAAGATCACAGCCCAGCTGACAGGAGCTATTGGAAAGCAGGAGGATGTATCTGTGCAGCTGGAGGCTCTTGACATCCTGTCAGATATGTTGAGCAG GCTGGGGGGAACGCTCTACTCTTTCCATTCTTCCATCCTGAACTGTCTCCTTCCTCAGCTAACGAGCCCCAGGTTGGCAGTACGTAAAAGAGCCATCATTGCCTTGGGTCATCTCGTCCTGACCTGCAGTGGGAACATCTTCTCAGAGCTTGCAGAGCACCTTATTGCTGAGCTGAAGAAGAATGAGTCTACTTCAACTACCAGGACATACATTCAGTGTGTTGCTGGCATCAGTAGGCAGGCTGGACACCGCATAG GAGAACATCTGGAGAAGATAATTCCTCTGATTGTTCGGTACTGTAACGTGGATGATGATGAGTTGAGAGAGTACTGCTTTCAGGCATTTGAGTCTTTTGTGAGAAG GTGCCCAAAAGAAATTGACCCTCACATCCCAAATGTGATGAGTCTGTGTTTGAAGTACATCACCTTTGACCCGAACTACAACTATGACAacgaggaggaagaagaggaagaaaggatggAAACTGAGAATGGGGAGGATGAAGAACAAG AAAGTGATGATGAGTACAGTGATGATGATGACATCAGTTGGAAAGTCCGCAGGGCTGCAGCAAAGTGCCTGGAGGCCATTGTCAGCAGCAGGCATGATCTCCTTCAGGACTTCTACAAAACCCTTTCTCCAGTTTTGATAAGCAGATttaaggagagagaggagaatgTCAAAGCTGACATCTTCAGTGCTTATATCTCCTTGCTGAAGCAAACGCTGCCCGTCCAGAGCTGGCTGCATGCTTCAGATGACTCTGACAAAGATGATGTTTCCCTGACAATGCTTCAGAACCAG GTTCCCAGCATTGTCAAGGCCTTGCACAAGCAGCTCAAAGACAAGAGCATCAAGTCCAGGCAAGGTTGTTTCAGCCTCCTGACGGAGCTGGCCAATGTTCTTCCTGGTTGCCTGGCAGAGCACGTCCCTGCACTAGTGCCTG GCATTGTTTTCTCCTTGGCTGACAAATCCAACTCCTCCAACATGAGAATCGACGCACTGTCTTTCCTTTACGTCCTTCTTTGCAACCACCAGCCAGAGGCATTTCATCCTCATATCAAAAGCCTGTTACCTCCAGTTGTGGCCTGTATAGGAGACCCCTTCTATAAGATCACTTCAGAAGCTCTGCTGGTTGCTCAGCAGCTTGTGAAGGTTATCAGGCCTCTGGACAAACCTTGCACTTTTGATGCCAAGCCATATGTGAAGGACCTTTTTCCTGGGACTCTGAAACGATTGAAGGCAGCTGACATTGACCAGGAGGTAAAAGAGCGTGCTATCTCGTGTATGGGACAAATCATTTACAGTCTGGGAGACCATTTAAGCACTGATCTGCAGCCAACGTTGAAGATATTTCTGGAGAGGCTCAAAAATGAAATCACCCGATTGACAGCAGTTAAAGCATTAACACTCATTGCCAGTTCTCCACTTAAAATAGACTTAAGACCTATCCTAGGGGAAGGCTTCCCCATTCTAGCTTCCTTCTTGAGAAAGAATCAACGTGCCTTGAAACTCAGCACTCTGGCTGCTCTGGATATTCTGGTGAAGAACTACAGTGACAGCCTTAAGCCTGTCATGATAGAGTCTGTTCTTACAGAGCTCCCTGCTTTAATCAGTGAGAATGACATGCACGTTTCCCAGGTGGCGATCGCATTCCTTACTACTTTAGCTAAGGTTTATCCATCCTGCATCTCTAAGATCACTGGTTCAATTCTTGCTGAAATCTTTCAGCTTGTCCACTCACCTTTGCTTCAAGGAGGGGCTCTGAACGCTATCATTGACTTCTTCCAGGCTCTGGTTCTGACAAAGGCAGCCACTGTGGGCTactcagagctgctgaagcagctgaCGGCACCCGTGTACTCCTCAGGTCCACCTGGGGCATCGGCAGCGTTACACAAGCAGGCGTATTATTCTGCTGCTAAGTGCGTGGCAGCCCTTTCCTCGGCCTGCCCCAAAGAAGCCCCTGGCACAGTGAACCAGTTTATCCAGGATGTAAAAAGCCCCAAAAGCAGCGCTGCTGTAAAGGTGCTGGCCTTCCTTTCGCTGGCAGAGATGGGGCGCACCACGAACCTCACGAGTGCTCAGAAGGAGCTCAAAACCGTCATCCTGGAAGCATTCGCTTCCCCCAGTGAAGAGGTGAAATCTGCTGCTTCCTATGCACTGGGGAACATCAGTGTTGGAAATCTTAAGGAGTATCTTCCCTTCATGCTGAAAGAGATTGAAAGCCAGCCCAAGAGACAGTACCTCCTGCTGCACTCTTTAAAAGAAGTCATTAGCTCCTCCCCAGCCGACAGCCTCAAGCCCTACGTGGAGGATATTTGGGCTCTGCTTTTTAAGCACTGTGAGTGCTCAGAGGAAGGGACACGCAACGTGGTGGCCGAGTGCTTGGGGAAGCTGACTCTGGTGAatccctctgagctgctgcctcgGCTGAAAAAACAGCTGTCATCAG GCTCTCCGCATGCCCGCAGTACAGTGGTGACTGCAGTCAAATTCACCATTGCAGACCATCCTCAACCTATTGATGCTCTTCTGAAAGGCTGCATAG GTAACTTCTTAAAAACCCTTCAGGATTCAGACCTGAATGTTCGACGGGTGGCTTTAGCCATGTTTAATTCTGCTGCTCATAACAAACCTTCTTTAATCCGGGACTTGCTAAACACACTTCTTCCCAGCTTATATAATGAAACAAAGGTCAGAAGAGAACTCATCCGAGAG gTAGAAATGGGGCCATTCAAACACACGGTGGATGATGGCCTTGATGTGAGGAAAGCTGCTTTTGAGTGCATGTACACgctgctggaaagctgccttgACCGGCTGGATATCTGTGAGTACCTGAACCATGTGGAGGATGGACTGAAGGATCACTATGATATTCAG ATGCTGACTTTCATAATGCTGGCCCGGCTGTCCACGCTTTGTCCTAACACAGTTCTGCAGCGGCTCGAGCGACTGATCGAACCGCTCCGGGCAACCTGCTCCACAAAG GTAAAAGCTGGTTCAGTGAAACAGGAGTTTGAAAAGCAGGATGAATTGAAGCGATCGGCAATGAGAGCAGTAGCTGCTCTCCTGACCATCCCTGAAGTAGAGAAAAGTCCAGCGATGGCCGAATTTTCTTCTCACATCAGATCCAGTCCTGAAATGGCATCGCTTTTTGAAAGTATCCAGAAAGACACTGCTTCTCTGCCCTCTGCAGAATCAATGGACCTGAGCTAG